One Poecilia reticulata strain Guanapo linkage group LG19, Guppy_female_1.0+MT, whole genome shotgun sequence genomic window carries:
- the LOC103481886 gene encoding TATA-box-binding protein-like isoform X1, producing the protein MDSVMDWHNLEHFFEKYILTDTKQEEIKDVIKELMICLEQNNTAEHNNMTLDVLPSNSTFSIPPSVPEKPVDLTFKPQINNVLSTAKLGCKLDLDFIVRNTWNCEYNPKTFPAITIRIRKPRSTARLFRNGTLVCAGATSIDESHRAARKFARIVQKLNFPVRLLNFQIKNIVSCGRFFPVHLADVRQAYSKKCSYHPELFPSLFFRGLPGVTATVSPNGTIILNGPRTTEELHKASEAISMILSPFRKQ; encoded by the exons ATGGACTCCGTCATGGACTGGCACAACCTGGAGCACTTTTTTGAAAAGTATATCTTAACT GACACAAAACAAGAGGAGATTAAAGATGTAATCAAAGAACTCATGATCTGCTTGGAACAGAACAACACAG ctgaACATAATAATATGACTTTGGATGTCTTGCCAAGCAACAGCACCTTTTCTATTCCCCCTTCAGTTCCAGAAAAACCCGTGGACCTCACATTTAAACCACAGATAAA TAACGTCTTGTCTACGGCAAAGCTCGGCTGTAAGTTGGACCTAGACTTTATAGTCAGAAACACGTGGAACTGTGAGTACAACCCAAAG ACGTTTCCAGCAATCACCATAAGAATCCGTAAGCCAAGATCCACAGCAAGACTGTTTAGAAACGGGACACTTGTTTGTGCAGGAGCCACGAG CATTGACGAATCTCACAGAGCAGCCAGGAAGTTCGCCCGAATAGTGCAAAAGCTCAACTTCCCGGTCCGCCTTCTGAACTTTCAAATCAAGAACATTGTGAGCTGTGGCAGATTCTTCCCAGTTCACTTAGCAGATGTTCGACAGGCATATAGTAAAAAGTGCAG CTACCATCCGGAGTTGTTCCCAAGTCTCTTTTTCCGGGGGCTTCCTGGAGTCACTGCCACTGTCTCTCCAAATGGGACCATAATCCTAAATG GACCTCGAACTACTGAAGAGCTCCATAAAGCATCAGAAGCCATCTCCATGATCCTGAGCCCCTTCAGGAAGCAGTGA
- the LOC103481886 gene encoding TATA-box-binding protein-like isoform X2, producing the protein MDSVMDWHNLEHFFEKYILTDTKQEEIKDVIKELMICLEQNNTAEHNNMTLDVLPSNSTFSIPPSVPEKPVDLTFKPQINNVLSTAKLGCKLDLDFIVRNTWNCEYNPKTFPAITIRIRKPRSTARLFRNGTLVCAGATSIDESHRAARKFARIVQKLNFPVRLLNFQIKNIVSCGRFFPVHLADVRQAYSKKCSYHPELFPSLFFRGLPGVTATVSPNGTIILNA; encoded by the exons ATGGACTCCGTCATGGACTGGCACAACCTGGAGCACTTTTTTGAAAAGTATATCTTAACT GACACAAAACAAGAGGAGATTAAAGATGTAATCAAAGAACTCATGATCTGCTTGGAACAGAACAACACAG ctgaACATAATAATATGACTTTGGATGTCTTGCCAAGCAACAGCACCTTTTCTATTCCCCCTTCAGTTCCAGAAAAACCCGTGGACCTCACATTTAAACCACAGATAAA TAACGTCTTGTCTACGGCAAAGCTCGGCTGTAAGTTGGACCTAGACTTTATAGTCAGAAACACGTGGAACTGTGAGTACAACCCAAAG ACGTTTCCAGCAATCACCATAAGAATCCGTAAGCCAAGATCCACAGCAAGACTGTTTAGAAACGGGACACTTGTTTGTGCAGGAGCCACGAG CATTGACGAATCTCACAGAGCAGCCAGGAAGTTCGCCCGAATAGTGCAAAAGCTCAACTTCCCGGTCCGCCTTCTGAACTTTCAAATCAAGAACATTGTGAGCTGTGGCAGATTCTTCCCAGTTCACTTAGCAGATGTTCGACAGGCATATAGTAAAAAGTGCAG CTACCATCCGGAGTTGTTCCCAAGTCTCTTTTTCCGGGGGCTTCCTGGAGTCACTGCCACTGTCTCTCCAAATGGGACCATAATCCTAAATG CTTAG
- the LOC103481886 gene encoding TATA-box-binding protein 2-like isoform X3: MDSVMDWHNLEHFFEKYILTDTKQEEIKDVIKELMICLEQNNTAEHNNMTLDVLPSNSTFSIPPSVPEKPVDLTFKPQINNVLSTAKLGCKLDLDFIVRNTWNCEYNPKTFPAITIRIRKPRSTARLFRNGTLVCAGATSIDESHRAARKFARIVQKLNFPVRLLNFQIKNILPSGVVPKSLFPGASWSHCHCLSKWDHNPKCLALGEESR, translated from the exons ATGGACTCCGTCATGGACTGGCACAACCTGGAGCACTTTTTTGAAAAGTATATCTTAACT GACACAAAACAAGAGGAGATTAAAGATGTAATCAAAGAACTCATGATCTGCTTGGAACAGAACAACACAG ctgaACATAATAATATGACTTTGGATGTCTTGCCAAGCAACAGCACCTTTTCTATTCCCCCTTCAGTTCCAGAAAAACCCGTGGACCTCACATTTAAACCACAGATAAA TAACGTCTTGTCTACGGCAAAGCTCGGCTGTAAGTTGGACCTAGACTTTATAGTCAGAAACACGTGGAACTGTGAGTACAACCCAAAG ACGTTTCCAGCAATCACCATAAGAATCCGTAAGCCAAGATCCACAGCAAGACTGTTTAGAAACGGGACACTTGTTTGTGCAGGAGCCACGAG CATTGACGAATCTCACAGAGCAGCCAGGAAGTTCGCCCGAATAGTGCAAAAGCTCAACTTCCCGGTCCGCCTTCTGAACTTTCAAATCAAGAACATT CTACCATCCGGAGTTGTTCCCAAGTCTCTTTTTCCGGGGGCTTCCTGGAGTCACTGCCACTGTCTCTCCAAATGGGACCATAATCCTAAATG CTTAGCATTAGGAGAAGAGTCCAGGTGA